A stretch of the Aminipila terrae genome encodes the following:
- a CDS encoding ATP-binding protein: MQSNAFYDLYSTRVSLTNQYTSHYMDRIKEKEDNLLFFLHFISTFSIFIGTILALCASKAVSLYLKNNQYNAYFNQLYSKAIENADVGMAIVDKHYKYEYMNATYKQLLNIQSPNPLGQTSFAILPEEIAETLPSHSFAENQKNILLSYTFDGKMRYINYNCFAIFDDNDEPKFVTLIQDCTDSKRKDNELKQQLKEIEYFANAKSSFIANVSHEIKTPLNVICGMVHILKGTELTDKQDDILSKIHISSELLLNIINDVLDISKIQKSNFILYPSDFNLLNMLNESEEIFRPIIYNKGLEFIKDFKFPPDLCLSMDKTRLAQVLLNLVNNACKFTNSGHIRLVIEPLGNHGNSILLKFTIEDTGMGIDKEDVSKVFQEFEQLENHLTKQHQGTGLGLAICKHVVNAMGGDIWVESQKNVGSRFQFTIWARTIDSSLCDMVGVTSNSRSLLNGEGHRVLVVEDTELNYEVTQNMLADSHIICEHACDGQEAIDMCIKVPENYYTVILMDIHMPKMDGYTAAEILKTEIGVTCPILALTATNIDVETKEKYKGIMDGFISKPFRYKEFFRTLLPYFGSVKASEDFPAGASVPEEIKCTGDLSLSEAAKNLGCSEKQYIKHLTKFKTSYAHVDNDIQELLLDKNFTEAHRIAHSVKGLAGTLGLIPLQQVAAELEAALKEESEKATTLLPIFRYELDGVCKKSSDFN, from the coding sequence ATGCAAAGCAATGCATTCTATGATTTGTATAGCACCAGAGTTTCTTTGACGAATCAGTATACTTCTCATTACATGGACCGTATCAAGGAGAAAGAGGACAACCTTTTGTTTTTTCTTCACTTTATATCAACATTTTCCATCTTTATCGGGACAATATTAGCATTATGTGCTTCAAAAGCTGTTTCTCTTTATTTAAAGAACAATCAATATAATGCCTATTTTAACCAGCTTTACAGTAAGGCAATTGAAAATGCAGATGTAGGTATGGCCATAGTGGACAAGCACTATAAATATGAATATATGAATGCAACTTATAAGCAGCTTTTAAATATTCAGTCCCCAAACCCACTGGGTCAGACTTCCTTTGCAATACTTCCAGAGGAGATTGCAGAAACACTGCCCTCTCATTCTTTTGCAGAGAATCAGAAAAACATTTTACTCTCTTATACTTTCGATGGGAAAATGCGTTATATTAATTACAATTGTTTTGCTATTTTTGACGATAATGATGAACCTAAGTTCGTAACTTTGATACAGGATTGTACAGACAGTAAAAGGAAAGATAATGAACTGAAACAGCAACTTAAAGAAATCGAATACTTTGCCAATGCCAAGTCTTCATTTATAGCCAATGTATCTCATGAAATAAAAACCCCGTTAAATGTTATCTGCGGTATGGTACATATTTTAAAAGGCACTGAACTTACTGATAAGCAGGATGATATCTTATCAAAGATACATATATCATCCGAATTACTTCTCAATATTATCAACGATGTCTTAGATATTTCAAAGATACAAAAGTCAAACTTTATTTTATATCCATCAGACTTTAATCTGCTTAATATGCTGAATGAGTCTGAAGAAATTTTCAGACCGATTATATATAATAAGGGCCTGGAATTTATTAAGGACTTTAAATTTCCGCCGGATTTATGCTTATCTATGGATAAGACAAGGCTTGCCCAGGTTCTTCTGAATCTGGTAAACAATGCTTGCAAATTTACAAATTCAGGTCATATACGACTCGTTATTGAACCCCTTGGCAATCACGGAAATTCCATTTTGCTGAAGTTTACCATTGAAGATACAGGCATGGGTATAGATAAAGAAGATGTATCCAAGGTTTTCCAGGAGTTTGAACAGCTGGAAAACCATCTGACCAAACAGCATCAGGGAACAGGCCTTGGTCTTGCCATTTGCAAACACGTAGTAAACGCCATGGGTGGAGATATCTGGGTAGAAAGTCAGAAAAATGTAGGAAGCAGATTTCAGTTTACGATTTGGGCCCGTACCATTGATTCCTCTTTATGTGATATGGTAGGGGTAACATCAAATTCTCGTTCTCTTTTAAACGGAGAAGGTCACAGGGTTCTGGTGGTTGAGGATACTGAACTGAATTATGAAGTAACACAAAACATGTTAGCCGATTCCCATATTATCTGCGAACATGCCTGTGACGGTCAGGAAGCCATCGATATGTGTATTAAAGTCCCGGAAAACTATTATACCGTTATCCTTATGGACATACACATGCCAAAGATGGATGGATACACCGCCGCTGAGATTTTAAAAACAGAAATTGGTGTTACTTGTCCTATTCTTGCATTAACTGCCACCAATATTGATGTTGAAACAAAAGAAAAATATAAAGGCATTATGGACGGATTTATCAGTAAGCCATTCCGATATAAGGAATTCTTCCGAACACTACTGCCTTACTTTGGAAGTGTCAAGGCTTCAGAAGATTTCCCGGCAGGGGCTTCTGTGCCAGAAGAAATAAAGTGTACTGGTGATTTAAGTTTGTCAGAGGCTGCAAAGAACCTGGGTTGTTCCGAAAAACAATACATAAAACATTTAACAAAGTTTAAAACATCTTATGCTCATGTTGATAATGATATTCAGGAGTTACTTCTGGATAAGAACTTCACTGAAGCACACAGAATCGCCCATTCAGTAAAAGGGCTTGCAGGTACTCTGGGTTTAATCCCCTTGCAACAGGTTGCCGCTGAGTTAGAAGCGGCTCTGAAAGAAGAATCAGAAAAAGCAACAACTCTTCTTCCAATATTTAGATATGAGCTTGACGGTGTATGCAAAAAAAGCTCTGATTTTAATTAA
- the yhbY gene encoding ribosome assembly RNA-binding protein YhbY yields the protein MITSKQRSYLRSLAHSLEPSVYLGKSGLTENIIKEVDVNLEARELVKVKLQEGCSLEPKEVANQIAEELGAEFVQAIGKKFTLYRQSKENKQIELPKAR from the coding sequence ATGATTACAAGTAAACAGAGAAGTTATCTGAGAAGTTTGGCCCATAGTCTGGAACCATCCGTATATTTAGGCAAAAGCGGACTTACAGAGAATATTATAAAGGAAGTAGATGTAAATCTTGAAGCCAGAGAACTGGTAAAGGTTAAACTTCAGGAGGGTTGCAGTCTTGAACCTAAAGAGGTAGCTAATCAGATTGCAGAAGAACTGGGAGCTGAATTTGTACAGGCTATAGGTAAGAAATTCACTCTCTACCGACAGTCAAAAGAGAATAAGCAGATTGAACTTCCAAAAGCTAGATAA
- the truA gene encoding tRNA pseudouridine(38-40) synthase TruA, which yields MKNILLTIEYDGTSFFGWQRQPEKRTVQGELERVLSVVCRCPVQVNGTSRTDAGVHALGQRASFKGDFGIPTDRLVVAANNILAGGMNSIGKIGDLRIVSAEEVPEGFHARFDAKGKKYVYKILNCQETQIFSRNQYYQVRKSLNIEAMKQAALYIKGTHDFKCFQAAGGEEKKTTVRTIYDLQITEEKNELGKRTIFIEIKGDGFLYNMVRIITGTLVEVGSGKLPAEAVQDIVESGQRQKAGHTAPPQGLYLSKVYYKLEDLAGL from the coding sequence ATGAAAAATATTTTGCTTACGATAGAATATGATGGCACTTCTTTTTTCGGCTGGCAGAGACAACCAGAAAAAAGAACCGTTCAGGGTGAATTGGAACGGGTGCTTAGTGTGGTATGCCGATGCCCAGTACAGGTGAATGGAACCAGCAGAACGGATGCAGGGGTACATGCTTTAGGCCAGAGGGCAAGCTTTAAAGGTGATTTCGGCATTCCTACTGACAGATTGGTGGTTGCTGCAAATAATATTCTGGCAGGCGGAATGAACTCCATTGGGAAAATAGGCGATCTGAGGATTGTTTCTGCAGAAGAAGTACCAGAGGGGTTTCATGCCAGATTTGATGCAAAAGGAAAAAAATATGTGTATAAAATCTTAAATTGTCAGGAAACACAAATTTTTAGCAGAAATCAATATTATCAGGTAAGAAAAAGTCTTAATATAGAAGCTATGAAACAGGCAGCTTTATATATTAAAGGAACTCATGACTTTAAGTGCTTTCAGGCGGCAGGCGGTGAAGAGAAAAAAACTACTGTCCGAACAATATACGATTTACAAATCACGGAAGAAAAAAATGAGTTGGGAAAACGGACTATTTTCATAGAAATTAAAGGCGATGGCTTTTTATATAATATGGTGAGAATCATTACAGGAACCCTGGTAGAAGTCGGGTCAGGGAAACTGCCGGCGGAGGCGGTTCAGGATATAGTTGAATCTGGCCAAAGGCAGAAGGCAGGTCATACGGCTCCACCACAGGGGCTGTACTTATCAAAAGTTTACTATAAACTTGAAGATTTGGCTGGTCTTTGA
- a CDS encoding deoxycytidylate deaminase: MARPSWDEYFMEIAALTAQRSTCLRRQVGAAIVCDKHIVATGYNGAPRGIKHCEERGGCLRQKLNVPSGERHELCMALHAEQNAIIQAATLGQSIEGATIYITHQPCVICAKMIVNAGIERIVVKEGYPDELSIEILKEAGLKIEKIGD, encoded by the coding sequence ATGGCGAGACCTAGCTGGGATGAGTATTTTATGGAAATAGCAGCACTGACAGCGCAGCGCTCTACGTGCTTAAGAAGGCAGGTGGGTGCAGCTATTGTATGTGATAAACATATTGTAGCAACTGGCTATAATGGCGCCCCAAGAGGCATAAAGCATTGTGAAGAAAGAGGCGGATGCCTTAGACAGAAGTTAAATGTGCCTTCCGGGGAAAGACATGAACTGTGCATGGCACTTCATGCAGAGCAGAATGCCATAATACAGGCGGCAACTCTTGGACAGAGTATTGAAGGCGCTACCATTTATATTACACACCAGCCTTGCGTTATATGTGCAAAAATGATTGTTAACGCAGGGATTGAAAGAATTGTTGTAAAAGAAGGGTATCCTGACGAATTATCAATTGAAATACTAAAAGAAGCAGGTCTTAAAATAGAAAAGATAGGGGATTAG
- a CDS encoding MraY family glycosyltransferase encodes MVFWIAFLAAFVLSITFTPVAIKLAPLIGAVDIPKDSRRMHTKPMPRFGGLAIFVGAMATIAWLTWYGWPILERNFAQMGAVILEQPVGRMPGVLLGGVLIYILGIIDDLKGMPAKVKFLGQALIACVPYAFGVRIEFVTNHFGATFGDSHSYFVGAICFFITIIWIVGITNTVNLIDGLDGLASGVASISSLCLAYTAYIHGSYLPALAMLALAGGALGFLPYNFHPAKIFMGDGGSLFLGFMLATLSIVGPVKSATIMAVIIPVLVLGLPIFDTAFAILRRLVNHRPIMEADKGHLHHRLMAAGLGQRRTVLTLYGISGVMGVAAVLFSRDLFVETAGLIGIAAMYIYVFLTDANNWRLQIKAVNIAHEEKQQKKLEKKQKNNLDIKTNQIEPSKQEESNKADEPAGNEDEPEDEETTEGEDVSDIKKDDTEGLDIKEDESKE; translated from the coding sequence ATGGTTTTTTGGATAGCATTTTTAGCAGCTTTTGTGCTGTCAATTACTTTTACGCCAGTAGCAATTAAACTGGCACCTTTAATTGGAGCAGTAGACATACCAAAAGATTCCAGACGTATGCATACTAAGCCAATGCCCAGATTTGGAGGATTAGCTATATTTGTAGGCGCTATGGCAACTATTGCCTGGCTGACCTGGTACGGATGGCCAATACTTGAAAGAAATTTTGCCCAGATGGGGGCAGTTATATTGGAACAGCCTGTAGGCCGTATGCCAGGAGTCCTGTTAGGCGGTGTGCTGATATATATACTTGGCATTATAGACGATCTGAAAGGAATGCCTGCAAAGGTTAAATTTTTGGGACAGGCTTTAATCGCCTGTGTACCATATGCTTTTGGAGTAAGGATTGAATTTGTAACCAATCACTTCGGAGCTACCTTTGGGGACTCGCATAGCTATTTTGTAGGAGCTATATGCTTTTTTATAACTATAATATGGATAGTAGGTATTACTAATACAGTAAATTTAATTGATGGGTTAGACGGACTGGCTTCAGGCGTGGCATCCATCTCTTCTTTATGTCTGGCGTATACGGCATATATCCACGGATCCTATTTACCGGCTCTTGCAATGCTGGCTCTGGCAGGGGGTGCACTGGGATTTCTACCATACAATTTCCATCCTGCAAAAATATTTATGGGGGACGGGGGTTCGCTATTTTTAGGATTCATGCTGGCAACGCTGTCTATAGTGGGGCCAGTTAAGAGTGCCACTATTATGGCTGTCATTATACCCGTACTGGTTTTAGGACTGCCAATTTTTGATACAGCATTTGCCATACTTAGAAGATTAGTAAACCACAGACCTATTATGGAAGCAGATAAAGGACATCTTCATCACAGACTGATGGCTGCTGGGTTGGGTCAGCGAAGGACCGTACTTACCTTATATGGAATAAGTGGTGTAATGGGAGTAGCAGCGGTGCTTTTCAGCAGGGATTTATTTGTAGAGACTGCAGGTTTGATTGGCATAGCAGCCATGTATATATATGTATTCCTGACAGACGCTAATAATTGGAGGCTGCAGATTAAAGCAGTTAATATTGCCCATGAAGAAAAACAGCAAAAGAAATTGGAAAAGAAACAAAAAAATAATTTAGATATAAAAACGAATCAGATTGAACCTTCAAAGCAGGAAGAAAGTAACAAGGCAGATGAGCCGGCAGGTAATGAAGATGAGCCGGAGGATGAGGAGACCACAGAAGGTGAAGACGTTTCAGATATTAAAAAAGATGACACAGAGGGTTTAGACATCAAAGAAGATGAGTCAAAAGAATAG
- the wecB gene encoding non-hydrolyzing UDP-N-acetylglucosamine 2-epimerase codes for MKVMTVFGTRPEAIKMAPLVKKLNETEGIESVLCVTAQHREMLDQVLELFQLTPDYDLNIMKQNQTISQITSNVLVGLEEVLKKEKPDVVLVHGDTTTTFAAALASFYQQIKVGHVEAGLRTYDKYSPYPEEMNRVLTGHIADFHFSPTEKNRMNLLKEGVIDDNIYITGNTVIDALFQVVDKPYEFEDETLKKIDFESKRVITVTCHRRENLGENMEHIFGAIRKIAEEFQDVEIVYPMHMNPKVRETANKILNNMERVHLIDPLQYQPFENLMAKSYFIITDSGGIQEEAPSLGKPVLVVRKETERPEAVEAGTVKLAGVEMETIYNLSKELLTNQEAYNAMAHAVNPYGDGHACERIVDILKKKL; via the coding sequence ATGAAAGTAATGACTGTCTTTGGAACAAGACCGGAAGCTATAAAAATGGCACCTTTAGTAAAAAAATTAAATGAAACAGAAGGCATAGAATCTGTGCTTTGTGTAACTGCTCAGCATAGGGAAATGCTGGATCAGGTATTAGAGTTGTTCCAGCTGACACCTGATTATGACCTGAATATTATGAAGCAGAACCAGACTATCAGTCAGATTACATCAAATGTACTGGTGGGGCTTGAAGAAGTTTTGAAAAAAGAAAAGCCAGATGTGGTTTTGGTACATGGAGATACTACTACTACTTTTGCTGCAGCTCTTGCAAGCTTTTATCAGCAGATAAAGGTAGGACATGTGGAGGCAGGACTGAGAACCTATGATAAATATTCCCCGTATCCTGAAGAAATGAACCGGGTATTAACAGGTCATATTGCAGATTTTCACTTTTCTCCAACAGAAAAAAATAGAATGAATCTGCTAAAAGAAGGCGTTATTGATGATAATATCTATATTACGGGAAATACTGTTATTGATGCACTTTTTCAGGTAGTGGACAAACCTTATGAATTTGAAGATGAAACGCTTAAAAAGATTGATTTTGAAAGCAAGCGTGTTATTACAGTAACTTGCCACAGAAGAGAAAACTTAGGGGAAAATATGGAACACATTTTTGGTGCTATTCGAAAAATTGCTGAAGAGTTTCAAGATGTGGAAATTGTTTATCCTATGCATATGAATCCTAAGGTGCGTGAAACAGCTAATAAGATTTTAAACAACATGGAGAGGGTTCATTTAATTGATCCCCTTCAATATCAGCCTTTTGAAAATCTTATGGCAAAATCCTATTTTATTATTACGGATTCAGGTGGAATTCAGGAGGAAGCACCATCTCTTGGAAAACCAGTGCTGGTTGTAAGAAAAGAGACAGAGAGGCCTGAGGCTGTAGAGGCTGGTACAGTAAAGCTTGCGGGGGTTGAAATGGAGACCATTTATAATCTCTCTAAAGAGCTGCTAACGAATCAGGAGGCCTATAACGCTATGGCTCATGCCGTAAATCCTTATGGTGATGGTCATGCATGTGAAAGGATTGTTGATATATTAAAGAAGAAACTTTAG
- a CDS encoding MATE family efflux transporter: MIALPIAMQSLISSSLNLIDNLMVGSLGETELAAVGIAIQICFIHWIVMFGFTSGVATFMAQFWGVKDLTNIKKTTGFAICVCLSISLVFFLIAMLFPQTVMKLFTNIPELIKLGTGYIRTIAFTFLTISVTVPFTAALRTTQQTKIPLYISIFVFTTNTILNYVFIFGKFGAPKLGVTGSALATLIARCFELLLILFVVFVKKNIVAGHFSEHFGWSRQLVRRIVRNAVPTTMNETFWSVGTAMYVAAYARVGVTEYAAVQASNVINNLFILAAFSIGDATLILVGQKLGEGKLDFAYELGRKLLRVGIALGIISGGVLMISSKFIISLFDLTPAGREDAFYILLVYGAFMWLIVYNGICITGILRSGGDTIFAMAVETGTVWLYAVPMAFITALVLHLPIYLAVLLVKTEDILKSFILVRRFRSKKWAKNVIHDV, from the coding sequence GTGATAGCATTGCCCATAGCCATGCAGAGCCTGATTTCTTCTTCCCTGAACCTGATAGATAATTTAATGGTTGGAAGTCTGGGGGAGACGGAACTGGCGGCAGTGGGCATTGCCATACAGATTTGTTTTATACATTGGATAGTGATGTTTGGGTTTACCAGCGGTGTAGCTACGTTTATGGCTCAATTCTGGGGTGTTAAAGATTTAACGAACATTAAGAAAACTACAGGCTTTGCTATTTGTGTATGCCTTTCTATAAGCCTCGTATTTTTTCTTATAGCCATGCTTTTCCCTCAGACGGTAATGAAGCTTTTTACCAATATTCCTGAGCTGATTAAATTAGGCACCGGATATATACGTACAATCGCATTTACCTTTCTGACTATAAGCGTGACAGTACCTTTTACTGCAGCTCTTCGAACTACACAGCAGACTAAAATACCACTTTACATAAGCATATTTGTTTTCACCACCAATACTATTTTGAATTATGTATTTATATTTGGAAAGTTTGGGGCTCCAAAACTGGGGGTGACAGGGTCCGCTTTGGCCACGCTGATTGCAAGGTGTTTTGAGCTTCTTTTAATTCTCTTCGTAGTGTTTGTAAAAAAGAATATAGTGGCAGGACATTTTTCTGAGCATTTTGGATGGAGCAGACAACTGGTGAGAAGAATTGTTAGAAATGCTGTACCAACTACTATGAACGAAACCTTCTGGAGTGTTGGAACTGCCATGTATGTGGCTGCTTATGCCCGTGTGGGGGTAACCGAATATGCTGCAGTCCAGGCAAGCAATGTCATCAACAATCTGTTCATACTGGCGGCCTTCAGCATTGGTGACGCTACTTTGATTCTTGTAGGACAGAAACTGGGTGAAGGGAAGCTGGATTTTGCTTATGAACTTGGAAGAAAACTACTGCGTGTAGGAATTGCTCTGGGAATTATTTCTGGGGGAGTACTCATGATCAGCTCTAAATTTATCATCAGCCTGTTTGATTTGACTCCTGCAGGGCGGGAGGACGCTTTTTATATTCTCCTTGTGTATGGGGCATTTATGTGGCTGATAGTATATAATGGAATCTGCATTACGGGTATACTAAGATCTGGTGGAGATACTATCTTTGCTATGGCCGTGGAAACAGGGACCGTCTGGCTTTATGCTGTGCCTATGGCTTTTATTACGGCTTTGGTGCTACATTTACCTATTTATCTTGCGGTGCTGTTAGTGAAGACAGAAGACATTTTAAAATCTTTTATATTAGTTAGAAGATTCCGGTCTAAAAAATGGGCAAAGAATGTAATCCATGATGTGTAA
- the atpB gene encoding F0F1 ATP synthase subunit A: MIEMLNSMGITNAMITSSVITLILCFLAIVASRHMEMIPSGLQNVIEVIVEKLSGFFEDLMGEYAGRKYFPLVATLFIYVLICNYTGLLPLSGELPGLKAPTSSINFPAGLAIIVFFCVQFIGIRETHGLKYYKHLLQPIVFLFPLMLLEDIVKPISLTLRLYGNIFGEEAVTSAFFGMVPFGLPILMQAFSVLMGLIQAMVFSLLAGIYISEAAEHGAEEHERLKAQNI; encoded by the coding sequence ATGATAGAAATGTTAAATTCAATGGGGATTACTAATGCTATGATAACTAGTTCAGTTATAACACTGATTCTCTGTTTTTTAGCGATTGTGGCAAGCAGACATATGGAAATGATTCCATCTGGGCTTCAGAATGTTATAGAAGTCATTGTAGAAAAGCTTAGTGGTTTCTTTGAAGATTTAATGGGTGAGTATGCAGGACGTAAATATTTCCCGCTTGTGGCAACATTATTTATTTATGTGCTGATATGTAACTATACTGGTTTACTGCCTCTTTCAGGAGAGTTACCAGGATTAAAAGCACCTACCAGTTCAATAAACTTCCCAGCAGGTCTGGCAATTATTGTCTTCTTCTGTGTTCAGTTTATTGGAATCAGAGAAACTCATGGATTAAAGTACTATAAGCATTTATTACAGCCTATCGTTTTCCTGTTCCCGCTTATGTTACTTGAAGACATTGTTAAACCAATATCTCTTACATTGCGACTTTACGGAAACATCTTTGGTGAAGAAGCTGTAACAAGCGCATTTTTCGGTATGGTTCCTTTTGGACTTCCAATTCTTATGCAGGCTTTCAGCGTACTGATGGGACTGATTCAGGCTATGGTATTTTCTCTGCTTGCAGGAATTTATATTTCAGAAGCAGCAGAGCATGGAGCAGAGGAACATGAGCGTTTAAAGGCTCAGAACATTTAA
- the atpE gene encoding ATP synthase F0 subunit C, with protein sequence MTIALAAALAIGLSTIGPGIGQGIASAKALEGMARQPEMVGTLRTNLILCMAFMEALAIYGLLITFILLSKM encoded by the coding sequence ATGACAATTGCATTAGCAGCAGCATTAGCTATCGGTCTATCAACTATCGGCCCTGGTATTGGTCAAGGTATAGCATCAGCAAAAGCTTTGGAAGGTATGGCAAGACAACCTGAGATGGTAGGTACTCTTCGTACAAACTTAATTCTTTGTATGGCATTTATGGAAGCTTTAGCAATCTATGGACTACTAATTACTTTTATTTTACTATCAAAAATGTAG
- the atpF gene encoding F0F1 ATP synthase subunit B — MVEALGINFTEIIFAIVNFLILVTVLAKFLYKPFIEMLENRKQSIQDSFDHAADTNRRADEKMDEYNKRISNVEQEGREIVKNAKIKAEAQASDIINEANAKAAEIKLHAENEVERQKAKALAEMKAQVAAMALLAAEKILEKDLELEGQEHLIDNIIEQVGAAKWQN; from the coding sequence ATGGTTGAAGCATTAGGTATAAATTTCACAGAGATTATCTTTGCTATTGTAAACTTTTTAATCCTTGTGACAGTTTTGGCAAAGTTTCTATACAAGCCGTTTATTGAAATGCTTGAAAACAGAAAACAGTCTATTCAGGATTCATTTGATCATGCAGCAGACACTAACAGAAGAGCTGATGAAAAAATGGATGAATACAACAAACGCATTTCAAATGTTGAACAAGAAGGTAGAGAAATAGTTAAAAATGCAAAAATAAAAGCAGAAGCTCAGGCAAGTGATATTATTAATGAAGCAAATGCAAAAGCAGCAGAAATAAAGCTTCATGCAGAAAATGAAGTTGAACGCCAGAAGGCGAAGGCTTTAGCAGAAATGAAGGCTCAGGTTGCTGCAATGGCATTGCTTGCTGCAGAAAAAATCCTGGAAAAGGATTTAGAGCTGGAAGGTCAGGAGCATCTAATTGATAATATCATTGAACAGGTAGGTGCAGCGAAATGGCAGAATTAA
- the atpH gene encoding ATP synthase F1 subunit delta: MAELTVGMTYGNALFQAACEVNKKDVILDEATQFLELLEREPDLCAFIDTPVISIAEKKDVLKSILEGRISEELLNFLYVMVDKGRTRHFERAIKVYKELLNKEEGISYGKILSVKPLSTDRLEKFEAETGKLLQQNVKLENEIDTKLIGGIKILIDGKVIDASIRKRLDDLNNTII, translated from the coding sequence ATGGCAGAATTAACGGTTGGAATGACATATGGTAATGCTCTATTTCAAGCGGCATGTGAGGTCAATAAAAAGGATGTAATCCTTGATGAGGCCACACAGTTTCTTGAATTGTTAGAACGAGAGCCTGATCTGTGTGCCTTTATCGACACTCCGGTAATCTCCATTGCTGAAAAGAAAGACGTTTTAAAGTCTATCTTGGAAGGCCGCATTTCGGAAGAGCTTTTGAACTTCCTGTATGTCATGGTTGATAAAGGAAGAACAAGGCATTTTGAGAGAGCCATAAAGGTTTACAAGGAACTTTTAAATAAAGAAGAGGGCATTTCTTACGGAAAAATATTATCCGTTAAGCCTCTTAGCACTGATAGGCTCGAAAAATTTGAAGCTGAAACAGGAAAGCTTTTACAACAAAATGTTAAGCTTGAAAATGAAATTGACACCAAATTAATTGGTGGTATAAAAATACTAATTGACGGCAAGGTTATTGACGCATCTATCAGGAAGCGTCTTGATGACCTTAACAATACTATTATATAG